TATGTTGTCACCAATCTGGCCGAGGCTTTGAGCGTGCGCGCGAAGAGAAGCCTGAACGGGGCAAAAATCCTGTTGTTGGGCATTGCCTACAAAAAGAACGTGGATGACATGCGTGAAAGCCCGTCTTTGCGTTTGTGGGAAATCATGGAAGATCGCGGCGCGACTGTTGATTTCCATGATTCATACATCCCGGTTGTGCCGAAGACGCGCGAACATATGGCCCTGGCGGGTCGCAAGGGGGTTGATCTGACTCCGGCGGCGCTGGCGCAATATGATGCTGTTCTGATCGCCACCGATCACGATGATGTTGATTACAAAATGATCGTCGATAATGCCAAGCTGGTCGTGGATACCCGTAACGCGTGTGAGCGTAGCGGCCTGACCGGCGGCAACATCGTTAAATCGTAATCATCATAATCGGGGATTTTGGATGTCCAGTGTGAAGAAGAATATTGCGGTTGCGGGTTGCGGTTACTGGGGCAAAAACCTGGTTCGTAACTTTGCTGAAATCGGCGCATTGGCCGCAGTTTGCGACCATAACCCTGATCTGGCCAATGCCATGTCGGTGCAGCACAATGTGCCGGTCCTGACATGGGATGCGGTTCTGGCGGATCCGGCGATTGCAGGTGTGGCCATTGCTGCTCCGGCTGCTTTGCACTACACGCTGGCCAAACAAGCCATGTTGGCGGGCAAAGATGTTTTCGTCGAAAAGCCGTTGTCGCTGGACGTAAACGAGGCGCAGGAATTGTGTCAGCTGGCCGAGAAGAATGGCCGCATCCTGATGGTCGGGCATTTGCTGCAATATCATGCGGCATTCCTGAAGCTGAAGGATATGGTCGCATCCGGTGAATTGGGCCGTTTGAACTACATCTACTCCAACCGCTTGAACCTCGGAAAAATCCGTCGTGAGGAAGATATTCTTTGGTCCTTCGCGCCGCATGATCTGTCTATGATTCTGGCGTTGGCTGGACAAGAACCTGAGCAGGTTCACGCCCACGGCACCTATACGCTGCATAACTCCATTGCTGATGCGACGATCACCCATCTGGAATTTGCCAGCGGGTTGAATGCGCATGTGTTCGTATCCTGGCTGCACCCGTTCAAGGAACAGAAGCTGGTAGTGGTCGGTGAAAAAGGTATGGCTGTGTTTGATGATGGACAAGCCTGGCCGAATAAACTGACCTTGTATCGTCACGCCATTCAATGGAACGGCGATGTGCCTGTGCCGGAAAAAGCCGATGGTGAAGCGGTTGAGCTGGTCGTCTCCGAACCGTTGCGCGGCGAATGCCAGCATTTCGCCGATTGCATCGATAGCCGTAAATCGGCCCGCACCGATGGCCGTGAGGGTCTGCGCGTGTTGAAGGTTCTGGACCGTGCGTCCAAGGCGTTGAAATCCGAACGTCCGGTGGTCAAGGCCGTTGAAAATTCACACCCCGGTGTGATGGTGCACGAAAGCGCCTATGTCGATCAACCGAGCACGATTGGTGCGGGGACAAAGATCTGGCACTTCTCCCACGTTCTGCCGAACACGGTGATCGGGAAAAATTGCGTGATTGGCCAAAACTGTGTTCTTGGCCCCGATGTCAGTGTCGGCAACACCTGCAAAATTCAGAATAACGTCAGCCTGTATAAGGGCGTCGTGCTGGAAGACGGCGTGTTCTGTGGTCCGTCCTGTGTGTTCACCAACGTGAACAACCCGCGCGCGGAAATTGAACGCAAAAGTGAATATCGCCAAACGCTGGTGAAACGCGGCGCAACCATTGGTGCGAACGCCACCATCGTCTGCGGCCACACACTGGGTGAATATTGCTTTATCGCCGCCGGTGCGGTGGTGGCCAGCAATGTTCCAGCCTTTGCCCTGATGGCGGGTGTTCCGGCCAAGCGCATTGGTTGGATGAGCCATGCGGGCGCAAAATTGGGCGCTGATCTGGTTTGCCCGCTGTCTGGGGACAAATATCGTGAAGATAACGGCACGCTGGTGCTGGTTGAACAAGGGAAAAAGGACGTAAGCCATGGCTAATGCAAATCTGAAACTGGTTAAACCGGAAACGGAAATTCAATTCATTGATTTGAACGCCCAGCGTTTGCGTATCACCCCGGCGGTGGATGAGGCGGTTGTGCGCGTGATTCACCAGGGCAAATACATCATGGGCCCGGAAGTGGCGCAGCTGGAATCCGAACTGGCCAAGTGGGCTGGTTGCAAGCATGTGTTGTCCTGTGCCAATGGCACGGATGCCTTGGGTCTGGTCCTGATGGCCAAGGGTGTGGGGGTTGGTGATGCAGTTTTCGTCCCGGCCTTTACGTTCGTGGCAACGGCGGAAGTTGTGGCCTGGGTTGGGGCGACGGCCTATTTCGTTGACGTGCTGGAAGACAGCTTCAACATGGACCCGGAAAGCCTGAAAAAAGCAATTGCGGCGGCCAAGGCCGATGGTTTGAAACCGGCTGCGGTTATTCCGGTCGATCTGTTTGGCCAACCGGCCAATTATCCGGTCATCAACGACATCGCCGCCGAAAACGGTATGTGGGTGATGGCGGATTCCGCGCAAAGCTTTGGCGCGTCGTTGAATGGCAAAAAAGTCGGTTCCATGGGATTGGCCACGGCGACCAGCTTCTTCCCGGCGAAGCCGCTGGGCTGCTACGGTGATGGTGGCGCGGTGTTTACCGACAGTGACGAAATGATCGCTCTTTTGAAATCCATCCGTGTGCATGGCCAAGGTTCGGACAAATACGACAACGTCCGCATCGGCATGAATGGCCGTCTGGATACGATGCAGGCTGCCGTT
The window above is part of the Micavibrio aeruginosavorus ARL-13 genome. Proteins encoded here:
- a CDS encoding Gfo/Idh/MocA family oxidoreductase, yielding MSSVKKNIAVAGCGYWGKNLVRNFAEIGALAAVCDHNPDLANAMSVQHNVPVLTWDAVLADPAIAGVAIAAPAALHYTLAKQAMLAGKDVFVEKPLSLDVNEAQELCQLAEKNGRILMVGHLLQYHAAFLKLKDMVASGELGRLNYIYSNRLNLGKIRREEDILWSFAPHDLSMILALAGQEPEQVHAHGTYTLHNSIADATITHLEFASGLNAHVFVSWLHPFKEQKLVVVGEKGMAVFDDGQAWPNKLTLYRHAIQWNGDVPVPEKADGEAVELVVSEPLRGECQHFADCIDSRKSARTDGREGLRVLKVLDRASKALKSERPVVKAVENSHPGVMVHESAYVDQPSTIGAGTKIWHFSHVLPNTVIGKNCVIGQNCVLGPDVSVGNTCKIQNNVSLYKGVVLEDGVFCGPSCVFTNVNNPRAEIERKSEYRQTLVKRGATIGANATIVCGHTLGEYCFIAAGAVVASNVPAFALMAGVPAKRIGWMSHAGAKLGADLVCPLSGDKYREDNGTLVLVEQGKKDVSHG
- a CDS encoding DegT/DnrJ/EryC1/StrS family aminotransferase — encoded protein: MANANLKLVKPETEIQFIDLNAQRLRITPAVDEAVVRVIHQGKYIMGPEVAQLESELAKWAGCKHVLSCANGTDALGLVLMAKGVGVGDAVFVPAFTFVATAEVVAWVGATAYFVDVLEDSFNMDPESLKKAIAAAKADGLKPAAVIPVDLFGQPANYPVINDIAAENGMWVMADSAQSFGASLNGKKVGSMGLATATSFFPAKPLGCYGDGGAVFTDSDEMIALLKSIRVHGQGSDKYDNVRIGMNGRLDTMQAAVLLEKLKIFGDELVARQKVADRYNDGLRDVIKVPELDKGATSAWAQYTLTLKPGQSRAAVMDACKAASVPTMVYYPIPLSQQQGYKHYPSVPGGVPVSEALAQSVFSLPMHPYLDTETQDYIIGVVRDAVAG